In Drosophila teissieri strain GT53w chromosome 2R, Prin_Dtei_1.1, whole genome shotgun sequence, the following proteins share a genomic window:
- the LOC122612726 gene encoding serine/threonine-protein kinase MARK1-like isoform X13, with amino-acid sequence MEATTTTTPDLNRGDATRKSVRLYAARKGAAPAPPKLSVAPSSNQNSNHSCSITSSSNNNNNSSNNLPAIEKVTELRPTHLANQDLDGATEDDSIVELRRRDAQVTPLPRIAVSALPTLQPHPTPKERQKPPMPRLLSTEDDAGVSFALGSIEKHIHNVEESFRQQQQNQQSQSSMDVMKLEIKRKQSKRYGETENLLRPGISDMSSENDFQYLGGRRAGDLDDSNELMLSEFQRGSDGRNSIGAYSKNSAAATNGANAVKAKLARTASDTKNNDTVLAMRATLKQKQQLQDEKQPAVWRPAGTAPVPAARSSSSTMSTSASRGGSSSSVVDGVTPSKLTATTISASKRREENLRQFEALLAQKSSHRHGASSGASGAAGTGSNAASSKRRSERPIVAPIPPYNSSRAEPVTSSTTRGVDPTSHLGHESRSGRETGIAHPPVGRHPTSRVPSVVANRSNVYSNNAAQGSPNMQMRSSAPMRWRATEEHIGKYKLIKTIGKGNFAKVKLAKHLPTGKEVAIKIIDKTQLNPGSLQKLFREVRIMKMLDHPNIVKLFQVIETEKTLYLIMEYASGGEVFDYLVLHGRMKEKEARVKFRQIVSAVQYCHQKRIIHRDLKAENLLLDSELNIKIADFGFSNEFTPGSKLDTFCGSPPYAAPELFQGKKYDGPEVDVWSLGVILYTLVSGSLPFDGSTLRELRERVLRGKYRIPFYMSTDCENLLRKFLVLNPAKRASLETIMGDKWMNMGFEEDELKPYIEPKADLADPKRIGKTEALVAMGYNRSEIEASLSQVRYDDVFATYLLLGRKSTDPESDGSRSGSSLSLRNISGNDAGANAGSASVQSPTHRGVHRSISASSTKPSRRASSGAETLRVGPTNAAATVAAAAGAVGAVNPSNNYNAAGSAADRASVGSNFKRQNTIDSATIKENTARLAAQNQRPASATQKMLTTADTTLNSPAKPRTATKYDPTNGNRTVSGTSGIIPRRSTTLYEKTSSTEKTNVIPAETNSGSAAPAGKGHTKSASVSSPRPSTDGCVSVSNDPLGSRYTLE; translated from the exons ATGGAGGCCACCACTACCACAACACCTGACTTGAATCGCGGCGATGCCACCAGGAAGAGTGTGCGGCTGTATGCCGCCCGCAAGGGGGCGGCACCTGCACCGCCCAAGCTCAGTGTGGCGCCATCTAGCAACCAGAACAGCAACCACAGCtgcagcatcaccagcagcagcaacaacaacaataatagcAGCAATAACTTGCCGGCAATAGAAAAGGTAACGGAACTGCGTCCAACACATCTTGCCAACCAGGATCTCGATGGAGCCACCGAAGACGACAGCATAGTGGAGCTGCGACGACGTGATGCCCAAGTCACTCCATTGCCCAGAATAGCCGTATCGGCCTTGCCCACCCTGCAGCCGCATCCCACGCCCAAAGAACGCCAAAAGCCGCCTATGCCACGCCTTCTGTCTACCGAAGACGATGCCGGTGTGTCCTTTGCCCTCGGCTCCATCGAGAAGCACATTCACAACGTGGAGGAGAGCTTcaggcaacagcagcaaaaccAACAATCCCAATCATCGATGGACGTCATGAAACTGGAGATCAAGCGCAAGCAGAGCAAGCGCTACGGTGAAACGGAAAACCTTTTGCGACCGGGCATAAGTGACATGTCCTCCGAGAATGACTTTCAGTATTTGGGCGGCAGGCGGGCAGGCGATCTGGATGACAGCAATGAGCTGATGCTATCGGAATTCCAGCGTGGCAGCGACGGTCGTAACTCGATCGGAGCGTATTCCAAGAACTCGGCAGCTGCCACAAACGGAGCAAATGCTGTGAAGGCTAAACTGGCACGTACTGCCTCCGACACGAAGAATAATGATACGGTGCTGGCCATGAGGGCCACTCtaaagcagaagcagcagttGCAGGACGAGAAACAGCCGGCGGTATGGCGACCAGCTGGCACGGCACCCGTTCCGGCGGCCAggagctcctcctccaccatgTCCACCTCCGCCAGTCGTGGCGGTAGTAGCAGCAGCGTAGTGGATGGAGTGACTCCATCTAAGCTAACGGCCACCACCATTTCGGCGTCCAAGCGGCGTGAGGAGAATTTGCGACAATTTGAAGCTTTGTTGGCCCAGAAGTCTTCCCATCGTCATGGAGCATCCTCTGGAGCATCTGGTGCTGCGGGAACTGGAAGTAATGCAGCCAGCTCGAAAAGACGGTCGGAGCGGCCAATTGTGGCGCCCATTCCGCCTTACAATTCCAGTCGAGCAGAGCCGGTGACTAGCTCGACCACACGTGGTGTTGACCCAACGTCTCATTTGGGACATGAATCAAGATCCGGTAGAGAAACAGGCATAGCTCACCCGCCTGTAGGACGCCATCCCACTAGCCGCGTACCCAGCGTAGTGGCAAACCGCAGCAATGTGTACAGCAACAATGCTGCGCAG GGTTCGCCTAACATGCAAATGCGGAGTAGTGCTCCTATGCGATGGCGCGCTACTGAGGAGCATATTGGCAAATACAAACTCATAAAGACGATCGGCAAGGGCAATTTCGCCAAGGTGAAACTAGCGAAACACCTGCCCACTGGCAAGGAGGTGGCCATCAAGATAATTGACAAGACCCAACTCAATCCTGGGTCACTACAGAAACTCTTTAGAGAG GTTAGAATAATGAAGATGCTGGATCACCCCAACATAGTTAAATTGTTCCAAGTAATCGAAACCGAGAAGACGCTCTATCTGATCATGGAGTACGCATCCGGCGGAGAGGTCTTCGACTATCTGGTTCTCCACGGACGCATGAAGGAGAAGGAGGCGCGCGTTAAGTTTCGACAAATCGTCTCAGCCGTGCAATATTGTCATCAAAAAAGAATAATTCACAG gGACTTAAAAGCTGAAAACCTTTTGCTGGACAGCGAACTGAACATCAAAATCGCTGACTTTGGCTTTTCGAACGAGTTCACGCCTGGCTCAAAGCTGGACACGTTCTGCGGTAGTCCGCCGTATGCGGCACCGGAACTGTTTCAGGGCAAGAAGTACGACGGACCCGAGGTCGATGTTTGGTCGCTGGGCGTCATCCTGTATACGTTAGTGAGCGGTTCCCTGCCCTTCGACGGCTCCACCTTGAGGGAGTTGCGTGAACGCGTGCTCAGAGGCAAATATAG AATTCCCTTCTATATGTCGACTGACTGCGAAAACTTGCTCCGCAAATTCTTAGTACTGAATCCCGCAAAGCGTGCTAGTCTGGAAACAATCATGGGCGACAAATGGATGAACATGGGGTTTGAGGAAGACGAACTCAAGCCCTATATTGAGCCCAAAGCCGATTTAGCCGATCCCAAGCGGATAGGTAAGACGG AAGCTCTAGTCGCGATGGGCTACAATCGGTCGGAGATCGAGGCTTCGCTCTCCCAGGTGCGCTACGATGATGTTTTCGCCACATATTTGCTGCTGGGTCGCAAGAGTACAGAC CCGGAAAGTGACGGATCGCGATCAGGCTCCTCGCTCTCACTGCGCAACATCTCGGGCAACGATGCGGGCGCCAATGCTGGCAGTGCGAGTGTCCAGAGTCCCACGCACAGAGGTGTCCACAGGAGCATATCGGCGTCCAGCACAAAGCCAAGTCGTCGAGCCTCGTCTGGTGCGGAAACTTTGC GTGTTGGACCGACAAAtgcggcagcaacagttgcGGCGGCCGCGGGAGCCGTTGGTGCGGTTAATCCAAGCAATAACTACAATGCTGCAGGATCAGCGGCGGATCGAGCATCAGT tggcagcaacttCAAGCGACAGAACacaatcgactcggctacgATTAAGGAGAACACAGCGCGACTGGCCGCTCAGAATCAGAGACCCGCTTCGGCCACCCAAAAGATGCTCACCACGGCAGACACCA CACTGAACAGTCCCGCCAAGCCGAGAACGGCAACGAAGTACGATCCGACGAATGGCAATCGCACGGTCAGCGGCACAAGTGGCATCATTCCACGTCGCTCTACCACGCTTTATGAAAAGACTTCGTCGACGGAGAAAACCAACGTTATTCCTGCAGAGACAAA CAGTGGATCGGCAGCTCCCGCTGGAAAGGGTCATACCAAAAGCGCGTCTGTCTCGAGCCCTCGACCCTCTACAGACGGATGCGTCTCGGTCTCAAATGACCCACTCGGATCGAGGTATACACTTGagtaa